The Polyangiaceae bacterium genome includes a region encoding these proteins:
- a CDS encoding OmpA family protein, whose protein sequence is MLRNTSFMLTFVGLAYLAGCTVTTRTGAEAENPPQPPPAATPAPAPTPAPTTEPAPAPKKSNATVKGDSVQIPGNIVFDTKKATLKEGAGSEVVLEQLKIFLDENPQVTKLRVEGHTDNVGQPADNEKLSGERALTIKKWLVDKGVAKERLIAVGFGEKKPIADNSKEEGRAQNRRTEFKIAELKGKPYLGMDPTAGGKVFDM, encoded by the coding sequence ATGCTGCGAAACACTTCTTTCATGCTGACGTTCGTGGGTCTGGCGTATCTCGCGGGCTGCACGGTGACCACGCGCACTGGTGCCGAGGCCGAGAACCCGCCCCAGCCTCCGCCCGCGGCCACACCGGCACCGGCCCCCACTCCGGCTCCGACCACCGAGCCCGCGCCCGCGCCGAAAAAGAGCAACGCGACGGTGAAGGGCGACAGCGTGCAGATCCCGGGCAACATCGTCTTCGACACCAAAAAGGCGACGTTGAAGGAAGGCGCCGGCAGCGAGGTCGTGCTGGAGCAGCTCAAAATCTTCCTCGACGAGAACCCGCAGGTGACCAAGCTGCGCGTCGAGGGCCACACCGACAACGTCGGTCAGCCTGCGGACAACGAGAAGCTGTCGGGTGAGCGCGCGCTCACCATCAAGAAGTGGCTGGTGGACAAGGGCGTGGCCAAGGAGCGCTTGATCGCCGTGGGCTTCGGCGAGAAGAAGCCCATCGCCGACAACAGCAAGGAAGAAGGCCGCGCGCAGAACCGCCGCACGGAGTTCAAGATCGCCGAGCTCAAGGGCAAGCCCTACCTGGGCATGGACCCGACCGCCGGCGGCAAGGTCTTCGACATGTGA
- a CDS encoding cytochrome c: MLRPLLASLALLAAACSQTPSDTREWRATDHDHTENPNVAQTDMTDGGQTGVMGIDEVALAAWRANCVPCHGVIGRGDGPKGIPVKARNLTDPAWQESASDEQIAASITQGKGQMPKFQLPPATVQQLVKLVRLLNAKRVDAPPAGDAGAPADASGATDAAAAPRAPDAAKPAPPAADAGAKP, from the coding sequence ATGCTTCGACCTCTGCTCGCGTCCCTGGCCCTCCTCGCGGCCGCCTGTAGCCAGACCCCGTCCGATACGCGGGAGTGGCGCGCCACCGATCACGATCACACCGAGAACCCCAACGTCGCGCAGACCGACATGACAGACGGCGGGCAGACCGGCGTGATGGGCATCGACGAGGTCGCGCTCGCCGCCTGGCGCGCCAACTGCGTGCCGTGCCACGGCGTGATCGGGCGCGGCGACGGGCCGAAGGGCATTCCCGTCAAGGCGCGCAACCTGACCGATCCGGCGTGGCAGGAGAGCGCCAGCGACGAGCAGATCGCCGCCAGCATCACCCAGGGCAAGGGACAGATGCCGAAGTTCCAGCTGCCGCCCGCGACGGTACAGCAGCTCGTGAAGCTGGTGCGTCTGCTCAACGCCAAGCGCGTCGACGCGCCGCCCGCCGGCGACGCCGGCGCTCCCGCGGACGCGTCGGGTGCGACCGACGCCGCGGCAGCGCCGCGCGCCCCCGACGCTGCCAAGCCCGCGCCGCCCGCCGCTGACGCCGGCGCGAAGCCATGA
- a CDS encoding sigma 54-interacting transcriptional regulator: MRDPVAPPDLATRAAGPREGPPDELVLVVVTGKARGQRLAVGELVRIGKATDNDLVLPDDTVSRHHCELRRSPTGISVADLGSTNHTRVGRTIVREATIEPGATLTVGDVDVILRSEPNRAHILPSESSEFGEALGPSLAMRSLFGVLEHIAPTDAPVLLEGETGTGKDVLARSIHQKSRRASEPFVVVDCGAVSYNLIESELFGHERGAFTGAVATRQGAFETAGKGTVFLDEVGELPLDVQPKLLRVLENGEFRRVGGNKTMKANARIVAATKRNLKDEVERGKFREDLYFRLAVVPIHVPALRQRREDIPMLVGHFLEIAKKRDPNAAEVRLTKDTVAALSAHDWPGNVRELRNVLDRAIYIATASGEKDLRLVDLPVSAPHRQGGPQAFAFAAGESYRDVKARYETEFEKSFVAWLLERHAGNISAAAREAKMDRKHLYDLARKHGLRG; encoded by the coding sequence ATGAGAGACCCGGTCGCGCCCCCTGATCTGGCGACCCGCGCGGCGGGCCCTCGCGAGGGCCCGCCCGACGAGCTGGTGCTGGTGGTGGTCACGGGAAAGGCCCGCGGGCAGCGCTTGGCCGTGGGGGAGCTGGTGCGCATCGGCAAGGCCACCGACAACGACCTGGTCTTGCCGGACGACACGGTGTCTCGCCACCACTGCGAGCTCCGACGCAGCCCGACCGGGATCTCGGTCGCGGATCTCGGCTCGACCAACCACACTCGCGTCGGGCGCACCATCGTGCGCGAGGCGACCATCGAGCCAGGCGCCACGCTCACCGTCGGCGACGTGGACGTGATCCTGCGCAGCGAGCCCAATCGCGCCCACATCCTGCCCAGCGAGTCGAGCGAGTTCGGCGAGGCGCTCGGTCCGAGCCTGGCCATGCGCTCGCTGTTCGGCGTGCTCGAGCACATCGCGCCCACCGACGCGCCGGTCCTGCTCGAGGGCGAGACCGGCACCGGCAAGGACGTCCTGGCGCGCAGCATCCACCAGAAGAGCCGGCGCGCGAGCGAGCCGTTCGTGGTCGTGGACTGCGGCGCGGTCAGCTACAACCTGATCGAGAGCGAGCTGTTCGGTCACGAGCGAGGGGCCTTCACCGGCGCCGTCGCGACGCGACAGGGCGCCTTCGAGACCGCCGGCAAGGGCACGGTGTTCCTGGACGAGGTCGGCGAGCTCCCCCTCGACGTGCAGCCGAAGCTCCTGCGCGTGCTGGAGAACGGCGAGTTCCGCCGCGTCGGCGGCAACAAGACGATGAAAGCGAACGCTCGCATCGTGGCGGCGACCAAGCGGAACCTCAAGGACGAGGTCGAGCGCGGGAAGTTCCGCGAAGACCTCTACTTCCGCTTGGCGGTGGTGCCCATCCACGTGCCGGCGCTGCGCCAGCGGCGCGAGGACATCCCGATGCTGGTCGGGCACTTCCTGGAGATCGCCAAGAAGCGCGACCCGAACGCCGCGGAGGTGCGGCTGACCAAGGACACGGTGGCTGCCCTCTCGGCCCACGACTGGCCGGGCAACGTCCGAGAGCTCCGCAACGTGCTCGATCGCGCCATCTACATCGCGACCGCGAGCGGCGAGAAGGACCTGCGCCTGGTCGATCTCCCCGTCAGCGCGCCGCACCGGCAGGGCGGTCCCCAGGCCTTTGCGTTCGCGGCCGGGGAGAGCTACCGCGACGTGAAGGCCCGCTACGAGACGGAGTTCGAGAAGAGCTTCGTGGCGTGGCTCTTGGAACGCCACGCGGGCAACATCTCCGCAGCGGCGCGCGAAGCCAAGATGGACCGCAAGCACCTGTACGATCTGGCGCGCAAGCACGGCCTCAGGGGCTAG
- a CDS encoding DUF559 domain-containing protein translates to MVSDPSASSYCRRVGQVDGGKSVTAGFDAARSARLTQSEAALWQALRAKKLGVEVRRQVVLGNYIADFVVPSARLVIEVDGGYHCRRVAADARRERALRRLGYRVLRLDAQLVLGALPEALLQVRQALVG, encoded by the coding sequence ATGGTGTCAGACCCGAGCGCTTCGTCCTACTGCCGGCGGGTAGGACAGGTCGATGGGGGCAAGTCGGTTACGGCGGGGTTCGATGCAGCCCGGAGCGCACGCCTGACCCAGTCGGAGGCCGCCCTCTGGCAGGCGCTGCGGGCCAAGAAGCTCGGCGTCGAGGTCCGCCGTCAGGTGGTGCTCGGGAACTACATCGCGGACTTCGTCGTGCCCTCGGCGAGGCTCGTCATCGAGGTGGACGGGGGCTACCACTGCAGGCGAGTCGCCGCCGACGCGCGGCGGGAACGGGCGCTCCGGCGCCTCGGCTACCGCGTGCTCCGGCTCGACGCACAGCTCGTGCTGGGCGCCCTGCCGGAAGCGCTCCTGCAGGTGCGGCAAGCGCTCGTCGGCTGA
- a CDS encoding DUF3570 domain-containing protein — protein sequence MRLRRSLPARSLFGTLAALSVCGLAPEASAQVVEVDLNGAAFHEPSEKSAMTVYNPGATLTVLPWDWLSVGVHWEADIVTGASEPVKAGPLASPDVISQASVTDTRHLVSPSFTLSRKNTSLTASYTYAAESDYQSHSLAVIAGTEFLQRNTRLELSYARGFDKVCNVAFPRNRDPSVRAPLDSSTGCFTADANRQSLQIDLDTFGAAWTQSWTPVFTTQAMLSFGLQNGFLGNPYRGVVIGASGQVAQEHHPENRARFAGALKAKYFLRGLDMMVGGSFRGYRDTWDIQSQTYEIEAERYMLPWLRLAAKARFYNQTGALFWSDDYTGGEPTYGPRGQYWSGDRELSPLKSYLLGGRVLASWKGTRDKRLAGMLLDFAAGASLDVIQTDLEDFTLAGKEPDDTTAFVLGLSIHGGF from the coding sequence ATGCGCCTTCGCCGATCTCTCCCCGCTCGCTCGCTCTTCGGCACGCTCGCCGCGCTGTCGGTGTGCGGGCTCGCGCCCGAGGCCAGCGCGCAGGTGGTCGAGGTCGACCTGAACGGCGCCGCTTTCCACGAGCCCAGCGAGAAGAGCGCGATGACGGTCTACAATCCCGGCGCCACGCTGACCGTCCTGCCCTGGGACTGGCTGAGCGTGGGCGTGCACTGGGAGGCGGACATCGTGACCGGCGCCAGCGAGCCGGTGAAGGCGGGCCCGCTGGCCAGCCCGGACGTCATCTCGCAGGCGTCGGTCACCGACACCCGCCACCTGGTCTCGCCCAGCTTCACCCTCAGCCGCAAGAACACCTCCCTCACCGCCTCGTACACCTATGCCGCCGAGTCCGACTACCAGTCGCACTCTCTCGCGGTCATCGCCGGCACGGAGTTCCTCCAGCGCAACACCCGGCTCGAGCTGTCCTACGCGCGCGGCTTCGACAAGGTGTGCAACGTCGCCTTCCCACGCAATCGCGATCCTTCGGTGCGCGCCCCGCTCGACAGCTCCACCGGCTGCTTCACCGCGGACGCCAACCGGCAGTCCCTTCAGATCGACCTCGACACCTTCGGCGCAGCCTGGACGCAGTCGTGGACGCCGGTCTTCACCACCCAGGCCATGCTTTCGTTCGGGCTCCAGAACGGGTTCTTGGGTAATCCGTACCGCGGCGTGGTGATCGGCGCGTCCGGTCAGGTCGCCCAGGAGCACCACCCGGAGAACCGCGCGCGGTTCGCCGGGGCCCTCAAGGCGAAGTACTTCCTGCGCGGCCTCGACATGATGGTGGGTGGCTCCTTCCGCGGTTACCGCGACACCTGGGACATCCAGAGCCAGACCTACGAGATCGAGGCCGAGCGCTACATGCTGCCGTGGCTCCGCCTGGCGGCGAAGGCGCGCTTCTACAACCAGACCGGCGCGCTCTTCTGGAGCGACGACTACACCGGCGGCGAGCCGACCTACGGGCCGCGCGGCCAGTACTGGTCCGGCGACCGCGAGCTCTCGCCGCTCAAGAGCTACCTCCTCGGCGGGCGAGTGCTGGCCAGCTGGAAGGGCACGCGGGACAAGCGCCTGGCGGGCATGCTCTTGGACTTCGCGGCCGGCGCGAGCCTGGACGTGATCCAGACCGACCTCGAGGACTTCACGCTGGCGGGCAAGGAGCCCGACGACACGACGGCGTTCGTGCTGGGCTTGTCGATCCACGGCGGCTTCTGA
- a CDS encoding DUF4266 domain-containing protein has translation MARLHKSSLALGLLALVALSTACATVRPEQRSILADPVMQFESESPEEAQLQHVLENREGSFGGGSVKGGGCGCN, from the coding sequence ATGGCAAGACTGCACAAGTCGAGTCTGGCACTCGGGCTCCTGGCGCTCGTCGCCCTCTCGACTGCCTGCGCCACCGTGCGCCCGGAGCAGCGCTCGATCCTCGCCGATCCGGTCATGCAGTTCGAGAGCGAGTCGCCGGAGGAGGCGCAGCTTCAGCACGTGCTCGAGAACAGGGAAGGGTCCTTCGGCGGGGGCTCGGTCAAGGGGGGCGGCTGCGGCTGTAACTGA
- a CDS encoding SH3 domain-containing protein has translation MRLLSSLLLAVSLLGAAVPVRAAEDDEDIDAFAKVVTAEAELRSGPGVSHRVIYVASRGETFLIEGRESSGYWLKVVLPDGRVAYVLGDMVEAVAAGPDAPEGAVKPGFFAPPALQTARGGFAMMAGLFDRDGYVELRPALVLAPAIAIEPYVGLALQQDSRRFVYGIGSTLVLMPDWAIAPFVHVGGGGMHEKPNDEFVRSEADFFHARAGGGFLISLRWRILIRAEANNTILFTEDSYKNVQTYYGGLGTYF, from the coding sequence ATGAGGCTCCTCTCGTCCCTGCTTCTCGCCGTGTCGCTGTTGGGTGCGGCAGTCCCCGTCCGCGCGGCGGAGGACGATGAGGACATCGACGCGTTCGCCAAGGTGGTGACGGCCGAGGCGGAGCTGCGCTCGGGCCCCGGGGTCTCACACCGCGTGATCTACGTAGCGTCGCGCGGTGAGACCTTCCTGATCGAGGGTCGCGAGAGCTCTGGCTACTGGCTCAAGGTGGTGCTGCCGGACGGCCGAGTCGCCTACGTGCTCGGCGACATGGTGGAGGCGGTCGCCGCGGGCCCCGACGCGCCGGAGGGGGCCGTCAAGCCGGGTTTCTTTGCGCCCCCGGCCCTGCAGACCGCACGCGGCGGCTTCGCGATGATGGCCGGTCTGTTCGACAGGGACGGCTACGTGGAGCTCCGGCCGGCGCTGGTATTGGCCCCGGCCATCGCCATCGAGCCCTACGTCGGGCTCGCGCTGCAGCAGGACTCGCGACGCTTCGTCTACGGCATCGGCAGCACCCTGGTGCTGATGCCGGATTGGGCCATCGCCCCCTTCGTTCACGTGGGCGGCGGCGGCATGCACGAGAAGCCCAACGACGAGTTCGTGCGCAGCGAGGCCGACTTCTTCCACGCGCGGGCCGGCGGCGGCTTCTTGATTTCGTTGCGCTGGCGCATCCTGATCCGCGCCGAAGCCAACAACACCATCCTGTTCACCGAGGATTCGTACAAGAACGTGCAGACCTACTATGGGGGGCTCGGGACCTACTTCTGA
- a CDS encoding TIGR04552 family protein has product MSGSPRLKTLQELTLHDVEALRVILRGDSVIDWHRLNLETREAADQFVRNHELDPATDRAYLDHVRNEAVSYLRRMFAFAIPKPVERASLEDLLLLASGKGHRQMCACTILKTVHIINHMAGRELLFRLPISDRDLFHFVEEKVYRVVGTMLSEGFPITEFVGGRKNLDSTYTKLLSKPEATSAALYDKLRFRIVTRTREHLLPVLNYLSERLFPFNYVVPDQSTNTIFHFRSFCEAVPHLSQMVERFQGKIDDQLTPGDNRFSARTYRVIHFVADVPLRVPQHLMELAPAGCENLGPVVYMLCEFQLLDAETEAMNEAGEASHDAYKLRQRAAVMRRLRLGARPARDPKRRG; this is encoded by the coding sequence CTGTCTGGATCCCCTCGCCTCAAGACCCTCCAGGAGCTCACGCTCCACGACGTCGAGGCGCTGCGAGTGATCTTGCGCGGTGACTCGGTCATCGATTGGCATCGACTGAACCTCGAGACCCGCGAAGCGGCGGACCAGTTCGTCAGAAACCACGAGCTCGATCCCGCGACCGATCGCGCCTACCTCGATCACGTCAGGAACGAGGCGGTCAGCTACCTGCGCCGCATGTTCGCCTTCGCGATCCCGAAGCCGGTCGAGCGGGCGTCGCTGGAAGACCTCCTGCTCTTGGCCTCCGGCAAGGGCCACCGCCAGATGTGCGCCTGCACCATCCTGAAGACGGTACACATCATCAACCACATGGCCGGGCGCGAGCTGCTCTTCCGCCTACCGATCAGCGACCGTGACCTGTTCCACTTCGTGGAGGAGAAGGTCTACCGGGTGGTGGGCACCATGCTGAGCGAGGGCTTCCCCATCACCGAGTTCGTCGGTGGCCGGAAGAACCTCGACTCGACCTACACCAAGCTCCTGTCCAAACCGGAGGCGACCTCGGCGGCCCTCTACGACAAGCTCCGCTTCCGAATCGTGACACGGACCCGGGAGCACCTCCTGCCGGTGCTCAACTACCTGTCGGAGCGCCTGTTTCCGTTCAACTACGTGGTCCCGGACCAGAGCACGAACACGATCTTCCACTTCCGGAGCTTCTGCGAGGCGGTGCCTCACCTGAGCCAGATGGTGGAGCGCTTCCAGGGCAAGATCGACGACCAGCTGACCCCCGGCGACAACCGCTTCAGCGCACGGACTTACCGGGTCATCCACTTCGTGGCGGACGTGCCGCTGCGCGTCCCCCAGCACTTGATGGAGCTCGCCCCCGCCGGCTGCGAGAATCTGGGACCGGTGGTCTACATGCTGTGCGAGTTCCAGCTGCTCGACGCCGAGACGGAGGCGATGAACGAGGCCGGCGAGGCCAGCCACGACGCCTACAAGCTCCGCCAGCGCGCGGCGGTGATGCGCCGCTTGCGGCTCGGAGCACGCCCGGCGCGGGACCCGAAGCGCCGGGGCTAG
- a CDS encoding DUF507 family protein codes for MRIHAARVPQIAAEMVSLLTKDGSVETESPKEMQLDIEAVLNQYVRDEHEVSEKAKDMLAARNLPPTDLGKIKRLVADQRKLKLGDEAIDYLLDQLLEMLMHSNNVEEVFAEDYELRRRMREPLRRQLGEEEDLQKEVRAQLKHVEEGSALWEVEYRRMMEDMKRRKGL; via the coding sequence ATGCGCATTCACGCCGCCCGAGTCCCTCAAATTGCCGCGGAGATGGTCAGCCTGCTGACCAAGGACGGCTCCGTCGAGACCGAGTCCCCGAAGGAGATGCAGCTCGACATCGAGGCGGTGCTGAACCAGTACGTCCGAGACGAGCACGAGGTGAGCGAGAAGGCCAAGGACATGCTGGCCGCGCGCAACCTTCCGCCGACGGACCTCGGCAAGATCAAGCGGCTCGTCGCCGACCAGCGCAAGCTGAAGCTGGGGGACGAGGCCATCGACTACCTGCTCGATCAGCTGCTCGAGATGCTGATGCACTCGAACAACGTCGAGGAGGTCTTCGCCGAGGACTACGAGCTCCGGCGCCGGATGCGCGAGCCGCTGCGCCGCCAGCTGGGCGAAGAGGAGGACTTGCAGAAGGAAGTGCGCGCGCAGCTCAAGCACGTCGAAGAAGGCAGCGCGCTGTGGGAGGTCGAATACCGGCGCATGATGGAGGACATGAAGCGCCGCAAGGGGCTCTAG
- a CDS encoding SDR family oxidoreductase → MALYLVTGGAGFIGSNLVRALVQAGERVRVVDDLSTGYWENLGELYGDSRVECLTADIRDAEAMSRAANGVEVIFHEAALGSVPRSIESPVQSDSVNTNGTVTVLDAARHAGVRRVVFAASSAAYGDTPTLPKREDMPTAPLSPYAVTKVADELYMKVFASLYGIETVNLRYFNVFGPNQRPDGAYAAAIPRFFWAAIHGQELTVYGDGEQTRDFCYVDNAVKANLLAATAERKLAGEVINVAGSRRVSLNALIVEIGRVLGAPPKVAHVAPRAGDVRHSLADVSRAKELIGYEPLVRWEDGLPRTAEYLKALAASRGAA, encoded by the coding sequence ATGGCGCTCTACCTGGTGACCGGCGGCGCGGGTTTCATCGGCTCGAACCTGGTTCGAGCGCTGGTCCAGGCCGGGGAGCGCGTGCGCGTGGTGGACGACCTGTCCACCGGATACTGGGAGAACCTCGGCGAGCTGTACGGCGACTCGCGGGTCGAGTGCCTGACCGCCGACATCCGAGACGCGGAGGCGATGAGCCGCGCGGCGAACGGCGTCGAGGTGATCTTCCACGAGGCCGCCCTCGGCTCCGTGCCGCGCAGCATCGAGTCGCCGGTGCAGAGCGACTCCGTGAACACCAACGGCACGGTCACCGTGTTGGACGCCGCTCGACACGCGGGCGTGCGCCGAGTGGTGTTCGCCGCCTCGTCCGCGGCCTACGGCGACACGCCGACCTTGCCCAAGCGCGAGGACATGCCGACCGCACCGCTCTCGCCCTACGCCGTGACCAAGGTCGCCGACGAGCTCTACATGAAGGTGTTCGCCTCCCTCTACGGCATCGAGACGGTGAACCTGCGCTACTTCAACGTGTTCGGGCCGAACCAGCGCCCCGACGGCGCCTACGCCGCGGCCATCCCGCGCTTCTTCTGGGCGGCCATCCACGGCCAGGAGCTCACGGTCTACGGTGACGGCGAGCAGACGCGTGACTTCTGCTACGTGGACAACGCGGTGAAGGCGAACCTCTTGGCCGCCACCGCCGAGAGGAAGCTCGCCGGCGAGGTGATCAACGTCGCCGGCAGCCGGCGCGTCTCGCTGAACGCGCTGATCGTCGAGATCGGGCGCGTGCTCGGCGCCCCGCCCAAGGTCGCCCACGTCGCGCCGCGCGCCGGAGACGTCCGCCACTCCCTCGCCGACGTCAGCCGGGCCAAGGAGCTCATCGGCTACGAGCCCCTCGTGCGCTGGGAGGACGGCCTGCCGCGGACGGCGGAGTACTTGAAGGCCTTGGCCGCGTCGCGGGGCGCCGCATGA
- a CDS encoding YicC family protein: MRSMTGFGVGGAPLGDGRVCFEIRSLNHRFLDVRVRLPVEIGEQTFYVEQLAREKLSRGRYDIGVRLEGAALPPPRVQPEKVRAAYRALSELRDELCPGTELPLTAVLALPELTGSTAGVEPETLRAALGQAFQAALGALDQMRVREGESLGRELSERLGAVRALTAAVRERGPELMQAGHSRLRSRVGRLLADAGVAVEAGRLEAELAILADKSDVTEELVRLESHADQIDALFASAEPVGRRLDFLLQEMGREVNTIGSKCQDSAVAHQVVQLKSELERMREQVQNVE, translated from the coding sequence ATGAGGAGCATGACCGGCTTCGGCGTCGGCGGGGCACCGCTCGGCGACGGTCGGGTGTGCTTCGAGATTCGCTCGCTGAACCACCGCTTCCTCGACGTGCGCGTGCGCCTGCCCGTCGAGATCGGGGAGCAGACGTTCTACGTCGAGCAGCTGGCGCGCGAGAAGCTCTCGCGAGGCCGCTACGACATCGGGGTGCGGCTCGAAGGCGCCGCCCTGCCCCCGCCTCGAGTGCAGCCCGAGAAAGTGCGCGCGGCCTACCGCGCGCTCTCCGAGCTCCGGGACGAGCTGTGTCCGGGCACGGAGCTCCCGCTGACGGCGGTGCTGGCGCTGCCCGAGCTCACCGGCAGCACCGCCGGCGTCGAGCCGGAGACGCTGCGGGCGGCGCTCGGCCAAGCGTTTCAGGCGGCGCTCGGCGCCCTCGACCAAATGCGTGTTCGGGAGGGCGAGTCCCTGGGCCGGGAGCTCTCGGAGCGCCTGGGCGCGGTCCGCGCCCTCACCGCCGCCGTGCGCGAGCGCGGCCCGGAGCTGATGCAGGCGGGGCACTCCCGGCTGCGGTCCCGGGTCGGGCGCCTGCTCGCGGACGCCGGGGTGGCGGTCGAGGCCGGTCGGCTGGAGGCGGAGCTGGCGATCTTGGCCGACAAGAGCGACGTGACGGAGGAGCTGGTCCGACTCGAGAGCCACGCCGACCAGATCGACGCGCTCTTCGCCAGCGCCGAGCCGGTGGGGCGCCGCCTCGACTTCTTGCTACAAGAGATGGGGCGCGAGGTGAACACCATCGGGTCCAAGTGCCAGGACAGCGCGGTCGCGCACCAGGTGGTGCAGCTCAAGAGCGAGCTCGAGCGCATGCGGGAGCAGGTCCAGAATGTCGAGTGA
- the gmk gene encoding guanylate kinase produces MSSEGPLLIIISSPSGAGKTTLTTRLRERVPNLRFSISHTTRQRRPNEEDGREYHFVSRETFERLIQLDEFLEWAEVHGNLYGTSRREVESARGSRGLIFDIDHQGARQIKSVHAEAVSVFILPPSMAVLERRLRGRATEDEETVQRRFRVAREEIDHYGFFDYLLVNEDLEEATLNLVGIFRAEECRRQRMARRAEALLGEGRALGPKQTG; encoded by the coding sequence ATGTCGAGTGAGGGTCCGCTGCTGATCATCATCTCCTCGCCGTCCGGCGCGGGGAAGACCACGCTCACCACCCGGCTCCGGGAGCGCGTCCCGAACCTGCGCTTCTCGATTTCGCACACCACCCGCCAACGCCGCCCGAACGAGGAGGACGGGCGCGAGTACCACTTCGTCAGCCGCGAGACCTTCGAGCGCCTGATCCAGCTGGACGAGTTCCTGGAGTGGGCCGAAGTCCACGGGAACCTGTACGGGACCAGTCGCCGCGAGGTCGAGAGCGCGCGGGGCTCGCGCGGGCTCATCTTCGACATCGACCACCAGGGGGCGCGCCAGATCAAGAGCGTGCACGCCGAGGCAGTCAGCGTCTTCATCCTGCCGCCGAGCATGGCCGTGCTCGAGCGGCGCCTGCGCGGGCGTGCGACCGAAGACGAAGAGACCGTGCAGCGCCGTTTCCGGGTGGCGCGCGAGGAGATCGACCACTACGGCTTCTTCGACTACCTCTTGGTCAACGAGGACCTGGAGGAGGCCACGCTGAACCTGGTGGGCATCTTCCGGGCGGAGGAGTGCCGGCGCCAGCGCATGGCGCGCAGGGCGGAAGCGCTGCTCGGCGAGGGACGTGCGCTCGGGCCCAAGCAGACGGGCTGA
- the mtnP gene encoding S-methyl-5'-thioadenosine phosphorylase, whose amino-acid sequence MKHVLGVIGGSGIYEIPGVSVVDEHHLDTPFGTPSDTIVRGRHGDAELLFLPRHGRGHRTPPHKINYRANIAALKLLGATHVVSLSAVGSMKEEIVPGHVVIVDQYVDLTKRRVSTFFDDDVAAHVAFGDPVCPELSKALVVAARRAGGTVHVGGTYVCMEGPQFSTRAESLIYRSWGVSVIGMTAMPEAKLAREAELPYATLALATDYDCWHESEEDVNVSAVVAVLKANADLAQRTVLELAKALPDPTGSPAANALAHAILTPPAAIGPDVRDRLGFLLKKHLGS is encoded by the coding sequence ATGAAGCACGTTCTCGGCGTGATCGGCGGCAGTGGGATCTACGAGATCCCCGGCGTGTCCGTGGTGGACGAGCACCACCTCGACACGCCCTTCGGCACCCCCAGCGACACGATCGTGCGCGGACGCCACGGCGACGCGGAGCTCTTGTTCTTGCCGCGTCACGGCCGCGGTCACAGGACGCCGCCCCACAAGATCAACTACCGCGCGAACATCGCGGCGCTGAAGCTGCTCGGCGCGACCCACGTCGTCTCGCTCTCGGCAGTCGGCTCCATGAAGGAAGAGATCGTACCGGGCCACGTCGTGATCGTGGATCAGTACGTCGACCTGACCAAACGCCGGGTGAGCACCTTCTTCGACGACGACGTCGCGGCCCACGTGGCGTTCGGCGACCCGGTGTGCCCGGAGCTGTCGAAGGCGCTGGTCGTGGCCGCGCGGCGTGCCGGCGGCACGGTGCACGTCGGCGGAACCTACGTGTGCATGGAAGGCCCGCAGTTCTCCACCCGCGCCGAGAGCCTGATCTACCGCAGCTGGGGCGTGAGCGTCATCGGCATGACCGCGATGCCGGAGGCGAAGCTGGCTCGCGAGGCCGAGTTGCCCTACGCCACCCTGGCGCTGGCCACCGACTACGACTGTTGGCACGAGTCCGAAGAGGACGTGAACGTGAGCGCGGTGGTGGCGGTGCTCAAGGCCAACGCCGACCTGGCTCAGCGCACGGTGCTCGAGCTCGCCAAGGCATTGCCGGACCCGACGGGGAGCCCGGCGGCGAACGCCCTCGCCCACGCCATCCTCACTCCCCCAGCCGCGATCGGACCGG